The following coding sequences are from one Triticum dicoccoides isolate Atlit2015 ecotype Zavitan chromosome 4A, WEW_v2.0, whole genome shotgun sequence window:
- the LOC119288802 gene encoding bidirectional sugar transporter SWEET12-like, with product MGAVGSPLVFAVGILGNILSFLVILAPVPTFYRVYTRKSTESFQSVPYAMALLSAMLWLYYALLTKDLLLLTINTVGCVVESAYLAIYLAYAPKQARAFTVKLVCIMNMALYGAMVCVLQLLVKDGESRVTIAGGIGSAFALAVFVAPLAIIRQVIRTKSVEFLPFWLSFFLTISAVVWFFYGLLMKDFFVAAPNVLGLLFGLAQMSLHLVYKNPKKKGAVSEVQVPADDEKNQLPLQQQQEAGTTAHVVAPIIEGDEEVVNGREDDVGGDKQQSVSVVDIVLPPPEEHPTLPPVDHPAPLPPMRMAVEVV from the exons ATGGGTGCCGTTGGGAGCCCTTTGGTCTTTGCTGTGGGCATCCtag GCAACATCCTGTCGTTCCTGGTTATCCTGGCGCCGGTGCCGACGTTCTACCGTGTGTACACGAGGAAGTCGACGGAGTCGTTCCAGTCAGTTCCCTACGCGATGGCGCTGCTGAGCGCAATGCTGTGGCTCTACTACGCGCTGCTCACCaaggacctcctcctcctcaccatcaACACGGTGGGGTGCGTCGTCGAGTCCGCCTACCTCGCCATCTACCTCGCCTACGCACCCAAGCAGGCCAGGGCCTTCACCGTCAAGCTCGTGTGCATCATGAACATGGCGCTCTACGGGGCCATGGTCTGCGTCCTGCAGCTGTTGGTCAAGGACGGCGAGAGCCGCGTCACCATCGCCGGTGGCATCGGCTCCGCCTTCGCGCTCGCCGTCTTCGTCGCCCCTCTAGCCATCATC AGGCAAGTGATCAGGACCAAGAGCGTGGAGTTCCTGCCCTTCTGGCTATCCTTCTTCCTCACCATCAGCGCCGTCGTCTGGTTCTTCTACGGCCTACTCATGAAAGATTTCTTCGTAGCG GCACCCAACGTGCTGGGGCTGCTGTTCGGGCTGGCCCAGATGTCGCTGCACCTGGTGTACAAGAACCCCAAGAAGAAGGGCGCCGTGTCGGAGGTCCAGGTCCCGGCGGACGACGAGAAGAACCAGCTGCCACTTCAGCAGCAGCAGGAGGCCGGCACAACGGCACACGTCGTTGCGCCGATCATCGAAGGCGACGAGGAGGTCGTGAACGGCAGGGAGGACGACGTCGGCGGCGACAAGCAGCAAAGCGTGTCCGTGGTGGACATCGTGCTGCCGCCCCCCGAGGAGCACCCCACACTGCCGCCGGTCGACCACCCTGCGCCACTGCCGCCCATGAGAATGGCCGTCGAGGTGGTCTGA